One genomic region from Sphingobacterium multivorum encodes:
- a CDS encoding GlxA family transcriptional regulator: MQISVFVPEYGTIEGITPAFRTFHTANEFLTAFGKQPIFEVEYVGLTTYVPANSGEYTIKTNRLLQDVQKTDLLIIPPIFGNIEKGIRDNAEAIPYFTKLYHKGASLASLCVGAFLLAETGLLDGKKCSTHWAHIEEFKEKYPHIEIEDGAVITEHENIYSSGGASSLWNLILYLVEKYADRETAVLIAKYFALDISRDNQSQFAIFRGQRNHADLDIQQAQDYIEKKYEEKITVEELANHVNIGRRTFERRFKEATNNTPVEYLQRVRIEAAKKFFEASRKNVSEVMYDVGYTDTKAFRDIFRKITGLTPIDYRNKFAKVTADVAIEQ, encoded by the coding sequence ATGCAAATCTCTGTTTTTGTTCCCGAATACGGCACGATCGAAGGTATTACCCCTGCGTTCAGAACCTTCCATACGGCCAATGAATTTCTAACGGCCTTTGGAAAACAGCCTATTTTTGAAGTCGAATATGTAGGTTTAACGACTTACGTCCCGGCCAATAGCGGGGAGTATACCATCAAGACAAACCGACTACTACAGGACGTTCAGAAAACAGATCTGCTTATTATACCGCCTATTTTTGGCAACATAGAAAAAGGAATACGTGATAATGCCGAAGCGATCCCTTATTTCACAAAACTGTACCACAAAGGGGCTAGTCTTGCCAGTCTATGTGTGGGTGCTTTCCTGCTCGCTGAGACCGGTCTTTTAGATGGAAAAAAATGTTCGACACACTGGGCACATATCGAAGAGTTCAAGGAAAAATACCCCCACATTGAAATTGAAGATGGTGCCGTGATCACTGAACATGAAAATATCTACAGCAGTGGTGGCGCGAGCAGTTTATGGAATCTGATCCTCTATTTAGTGGAAAAGTATGCCGATAGGGAAACAGCCGTACTCATAGCCAAATATTTTGCACTGGATATCAGCCGGGATAATCAATCGCAATTCGCCATATTCAGAGGCCAACGTAATCATGCTGATCTGGATATCCAACAAGCTCAAGACTATATCGAGAAGAAGTACGAGGAGAAAATTACAGTCGAAGAACTGGCCAATCATGTCAATATTGGGCGGCGAACATTTGAACGGAGATTCAAAGAAGCAACCAACAACACGCCTGTTGAATACCTGCAACGCGTACGCATCGAAGCTGCAAAAAAGTTCTTCGAAGCATCACGAAAAAACGTCTCTGAGGTCATGTATGATGTAGGTTATACAGATACAAAAGCCTTTCGGGATATTTTCCGAAAAATTACTGGCCTTACACCAATAGATTATCGAAACAAATTTGCCAAGGTGACCGCCGATGTCGCCATCGAGCAATAA